In Candidatus Saccharimonadales bacterium, one genomic interval encodes:
- a CDS encoding DUF5659 domain-containing protein, whose protein sequence is MDEPVIRIHDLGLAAALVSHDFKLHATDRDQNGRLYFIFRQTDNLTQDIDAYWADTLVVKARTYSDNIKMLKSRIYGER, encoded by the coding sequence ATGGACGAACCAGTCATTAGAATACACGATTTGGGGCTTGCGGCTGCGCTGGTGAGCCACGACTTCAAGTTACATGCTACTGACCGTGACCAAAATGGCCGCCTCTACTTTATCTTTAGACAAACTGACAACCTAACTCAAGACATTGACGCATATTGGGCTGACACACTCGTCGTTAAGGCGCGGACGTACTCAGACAATATCAAGATGCTTAAATCACGGATTTACGGAGAGCGGTAA